The proteins below are encoded in one region of Mycobacterium shinjukuense:
- a CDS encoding DegT/DnrJ/EryC1/StrS family aminotransferase, translating to METRTFDGSVVEALFATKPTTAVAGAAAPWSRPRSGGSSPPEIPFIRPSFPGPDELAADFAEIAHANWYTNFGPKERQFARALGDYLGSDLHVATVASGTMALIAALHATVGPGTRDRYLLMPSFTFVGVAQAALWTGYRPWFIDIDADTWQPCVHSARAVLERFRHRIAGILLANVFGVGNPQIDAWEDLAAEWELPIVLDSAAGFGSTYADGVRVGARGACEIFSLHATKPFAVGEGGVLVSRDPRLVQRVYAFQNFGFTGSRKSTQLGMNGKLQEISAAIGLRQLVGLDRRLASRRRVLECYRAGLAGASLRFQRNAEVSSLCFASACCASVDHKTAVLASLRRHAVQARDYYNPAQHLHPYFVRNAELVRATELSVTANVCSRIVSLPVHDDMTADDVDRVVAAVQEGGFGGA from the coding sequence ATGGAAACCAGAACGTTCGATGGATCGGTGGTGGAGGCGCTCTTCGCGACGAAGCCCACCACGGCCGTTGCGGGAGCAGCCGCCCCGTGGTCAAGACCCCGCTCGGGTGGCTCGTCGCCACCCGAGATTCCGTTCATCCGTCCGAGCTTTCCCGGGCCGGACGAGCTCGCCGCGGATTTCGCCGAGATCGCCCACGCCAACTGGTATACGAACTTCGGTCCCAAGGAGCGGCAATTCGCCCGCGCCCTGGGCGACTACCTCGGGTCTGATTTGCATGTTGCCACCGTCGCGAGCGGCACCATGGCTCTCATCGCGGCACTGCACGCCACCGTGGGTCCCGGCACGCGGGACCGTTATCTGCTGATGCCATCGTTCACCTTCGTCGGCGTGGCCCAGGCCGCTCTCTGGACGGGGTACCGTCCGTGGTTCATCGACATCGACGCCGACACCTGGCAGCCGTGCGTGCACTCCGCCCGCGCCGTCCTCGAACGTTTCCGTCACCGGATCGCCGGCATCCTGCTGGCCAACGTGTTCGGTGTCGGCAACCCGCAGATCGACGCCTGGGAGGATCTTGCCGCCGAATGGGAGCTACCGATCGTGCTGGACTCGGCGGCCGGCTTCGGCTCGACCTACGCCGACGGGGTGCGCGTCGGCGCACGCGGTGCCTGTGAGATCTTCTCCCTGCATGCGACCAAGCCGTTCGCGGTCGGCGAGGGCGGCGTTCTGGTTTCTCGCGACCCACGGCTGGTCCAGCGGGTATACGCGTTCCAGAATTTCGGCTTCACCGGGTCGCGCAAGTCCACGCAGCTCGGGATGAACGGGAAGTTGCAGGAGATCAGCGCGGCCATCGGTCTGCGCCAGCTGGTCGGGCTTGATCGCCGGCTGGCAAGTCGCCGCAGGGTGCTCGAGTGTTACCGCGCCGGGCTCGCCGGGGCGAGCCTGCGTTTCCAGCGCAACGCCGAGGTCTCGTCGCTGTGCTTCGCGAGCGCGTGCTGCGCGTCCGTCGATCACAAGACCGCGGTCCTGGCCAGCCTGCGTCGCCATGCGGTTCAGGCCCGCGACTACTACAACCCGGCACAGCACCTGCACCCATACTTCGTCCGGAACGCCGAGTTGGTACGGGCGACCGAGCTGAGTGTCACGGCGAACGTGTGCTCGCGCATCGTGTCGCTGCCGGTGCACGACGACATGACCGCCGACGATGTCGACCGCGTGGTTGCCGCAGTCCAGGAAGGGGGATTCGGCGGTGCCTGA
- a CDS encoding glycosyltransferase yields the protein MSVVSITYNHEAYIREALDGFVAQQTDFPVEIIVADDASTDATPAIIGEYAERHPHLFRPILRSTNIGVHANFTDALSAARGEYLALCEGDDFWTDPLKLTKQVRYLDRHPQTAVCFHPVRVIWEDDRAKDSEFPPIAWRGDLSVEALLARNFIQTNSVVYRRLPRYDDIPAGIMPIDWYLHVRHAIGGEIAMLPETMAVYRRHAQGLWYCADTDRRTFWAVQGHGVAATLEAMLDLFPGHRAREQIVGEVSDWVLGEIAKVPGPAGRAALLNSIADHPRMTMMSLQHRWTRTPWRRFKRRLSADISSVKAHVKAHVYAYSARVTSRTGRPRRRVAADDDRTLNRAVDHQPA from the coding sequence GTGAGTGTGGTCTCGATCACCTACAACCACGAGGCCTACATCCGCGAGGCCCTCGACGGCTTCGTCGCCCAACAGACCGATTTCCCGGTGGAGATCATCGTCGCCGACGATGCCTCCACCGACGCCACGCCGGCGATCATCGGCGAGTACGCCGAACGCCATCCGCACCTGTTCCGGCCGATCCTTAGGTCCACGAACATCGGGGTGCACGCGAACTTTACCGACGCCCTATCGGCCGCGCGCGGCGAGTATCTCGCGCTGTGCGAGGGAGACGATTTCTGGACCGATCCGCTGAAGCTGACCAAACAGGTCCGGTACCTGGACCGGCATCCGCAGACGGCGGTGTGCTTCCATCCGGTGCGGGTGATCTGGGAGGACGACCGGGCAAAAGACTCGGAGTTCCCGCCCATCGCCTGGCGCGGCGACTTGAGCGTGGAGGCGCTGCTCGCACGGAACTTCATCCAGACCAACTCGGTGGTTTACCGTCGCCTCCCGCGCTACGACGACATCCCGGCGGGCATCATGCCGATCGATTGGTACCTGCATGTGCGGCACGCGATCGGCGGCGAGATCGCCATGTTGCCCGAGACCATGGCGGTCTACCGCCGGCACGCTCAAGGCTTGTGGTACTGCGCGGACACCGACCGCCGGACGTTTTGGGCGGTGCAAGGCCACGGGGTGGCCGCGACCCTTGAGGCGATGCTCGACCTGTTTCCGGGCCACCGCGCGCGCGAGCAGATCGTCGGCGAGGTGTCCGACTGGGTGCTCGGCGAGATCGCAAAGGTGCCGGGCCCAGCGGGGCGCGCCGCCCTGCTGAACTCCATCGCGGACCATCCGCGGATGACGATGATGTCCCTACAGCACCGCTGGACGCGGACGCCCTGGCGGCGGTTCAAGCGCCGGCTCTCCGCCGACATATCGAGCGTGAAAGCGCACGTGAAAGCGCATGTGTATGCCTACTCCGCCCGGGTGACGAGCCGGACGGGAAGGCCGCGGCGACGCGTCGCGGCAGACGATGACCGCACGCTCAACCGTGCGGTCGATCATCAGCCGGCGTAG